In a genomic window of Allomeiothermus silvanus DSM 9946:
- a CDS encoding ABC transporter permease, whose amino-acid sequence MGRVVLWEFGKLVRLRSVRVGLLVAFLLPFLWALAPTAGLNQIYGLILVSGWQVPALALLAGMNFLFPFLTAMAAAEVIGSEVAQGTLKSLLLRPFPRSGILLAKIVTVLSYPYMLLLASLLGSFLAGVIHGFGPFAGGTGLGAEGFAGVGLVAPVQANAEIVRAYALAGLVLWPISVLALLFAVVFLSTTAAALAAVASILLMQLLSPFIFLRPFLLTTYLGLYSPATYAQTAGLLGLASTHTVVPQGLVLLLIYTVGFAALAVLVFDRKDV is encoded by the coding sequence TTGGGCCGGGTAGTCTTGTGGGAGTTTGGCAAGCTGGTGCGGCTGCGTTCGGTTCGGGTGGGATTGCTGGTGGCGTTTTTGCTTCCCTTTTTGTGGGCGTTGGCTCCCACCGCTGGGCTTAACCAGATCTATGGCCTGATCCTGGTTTCGGGCTGGCAGGTTCCGGCTTTGGCCTTGTTGGCCGGGATGAACTTCCTCTTTCCCTTTCTCACTGCGATGGCTGCGGCTGAGGTAATCGGCAGCGAGGTGGCCCAAGGGACTCTTAAATCGCTATTGCTGCGGCCTTTCCCCCGTTCGGGGATCCTGCTGGCGAAGATTGTGACGGTGCTCAGCTACCCCTACATGCTGTTGCTAGCGAGCCTCCTAGGGTCGTTTTTAGCCGGGGTCATTCACGGCTTTGGCCCCTTCGCAGGGGGCACCGGGCTGGGAGCAGAGGGTTTTGCCGGGGTGGGGCTGGTGGCTCCCGTCCAGGCTAATGCCGAGATTGTGCGGGCTTATGCCCTGGCTGGGCTGGTGCTGTGGCCCATCTCGGTGCTGGCGCTGTTGTTTGCGGTGGTGTTCCTTTCGACCACTGCGGCGGCGCTGGCGGCGGTGGCCTCGATTCTTTTGATGCAGCTTCTAAGCCCTTTTATCTTTCTACGCCCTTTCCTTCTCACCACCTACTTGGGGCTGTACAGCCCCGCTACCTATGCCCAAACCGCTGGGCTTTTGGGGCTAGCCTCGACCCACACCGTGGTTCCCCAGGGGTTGGTGCTGCTCTTGATCTACACGGTGGGTTTTGCGGCTTTGGCGGTACTGGTCTTCGACCGCAAGGATGTGTAG
- the moaC gene encoding cyclic pyranopterin monophosphate synthase MoaC, whose protein sequence is MGKLTHFQDGKPRMVDVSEKTSTLRIARAEASVLLEPEAVRALQEGGVGKGDPLGVAQLAGIMAAKKTGELIPLCHPLPISMAEVTLTFEPEKARVHITATVKTKAETGVEMEALTACAVAALTVYDMLKAASKGLEITDLRLTYKSGGKSGEWRRQG, encoded by the coding sequence ATGGGTAAGTTGACCCACTTCCAAGACGGCAAGCCGCGCATGGTGGACGTAAGCGAGAAAACCTCTACCTTGCGCATAGCGAGGGCTGAGGCCAGCGTTTTGCTCGAGCCCGAGGCAGTAAGGGCTTTGCAAGAAGGCGGGGTGGGGAAGGGCGACCCTTTGGGGGTGGCCCAGCTCGCCGGGATCATGGCGGCGAAGAAGACCGGCGAGCTAATCCCGCTGTGCCACCCTTTGCCGATCTCTATGGCCGAGGTTACCCTTACCTTTGAGCCGGAGAAAGCCAGGGTTCACATCACCGCCACGGTCAAGACCAAGGCCGAAACTGGGGTGGAGATGGAAGCTCTAACCGCCTGCGCGGTGGCCGCGCTTACCGTCTATGACATGCTCAAAGCAGCCAGCAAGGGGCTTGAGATCACTGATTTGCGCCTCACGTACAAATCGGGCGGTAAGTCGGGGGAGTGGCGGCGCCAAGGATAG
- a CDS encoding metallophosphoesterase, translating into MRILALSDQIHPFIHQTRFPGNLPPFDLVLVAGDLPGSYIEFVATKVSVPMVFVHGNHSEEYIQDYLGNLTPPGGAIPVHGRIVDVAGVRIAGWGGVPRYNNRDFGQYTESEATARVLSWAPVLLPRRYVRGHGVDILLTHAPPPGPHAGSDFAHRGSPALALFHRLYRPRLHVHGHVHLYEAQPQREYVSPEGVRVVNAFEYTLIEL; encoded by the coding sequence GTGCGGATCCTAGCCCTATCGGATCAAATTCATCCCTTTATCCACCAGACCCGTTTCCCAGGGAACCTGCCGCCGTTTGACCTGGTGCTTGTCGCCGGAGATTTGCCCGGCAGCTACATCGAGTTTGTAGCCACCAAGGTGAGCGTCCCAATGGTGTTTGTTCACGGCAACCACAGCGAAGAGTACATCCAGGATTATCTGGGCAACCTGACCCCGCCGGGTGGGGCCATCCCCGTCCACGGACGCATCGTGGACGTGGCCGGGGTTCGTATTGCCGGATGGGGCGGCGTACCCCGGTACAACAACCGGGATTTCGGACAGTACACCGAGTCTGAGGCCACGGCTCGAGTCCTCTCTTGGGCGCCGGTACTCCTCCCCCGGCGCTACGTTCGGGGGCACGGGGTAGACATCCTGCTCACCCACGCCCCACCCCCCGGCCCCCACGCCGGGAGCGACTTCGCCCACCGCGGCAGCCCCGCTTTGGCGCTGTTTCACCGGCTTTACCGGCCCCGGCTGCACGTTCACGGGCACGTCCACCTCTACGAGGCCCAGCCTCAGCGGGAATACGTAAGCCCGGAGGGGGTGCGGGTGGTGAACGCTTTCGAGTACACCTTAATCGAGCTGTGA
- a CDS encoding type I phosphomannose isomerase catalytic subunit, giving the protein MKIPALALEPQAVPRVWGGPRLTRFIAQERPEPIGELWLAYDENLVSSPPFTGRRLKEVLPELGPEWLGSVPYGRYGLELPLLIKFLDAAEWLSVQVHPDDSYAHTVEAASGFHGKTEAWYVLEGKSELVYGLKRPMTREELHQGLLDGSAWENLRRVDVGPGDVIFVPAGTIHALGPRLLLYEVQQRSDLTYRLYDYGRGRQLHLEKGLEVSKLEPTPIPKLQPYPEGHKEILLASSAFVLERYRLEGTATIQAPQESFLLLTLVRGQASWEGRTLRWGETLLIGAGKKVALSGRAELLGAFMPSEQQLRSYPASVRASL; this is encoded by the coding sequence ATGAAGATTCCGGCACTGGCCCTCGAGCCCCAGGCCGTCCCACGGGTATGGGGTGGCCCCCGCCTAACCCGCTTTATCGCTCAGGAAAGGCCTGAACCTATCGGGGAACTCTGGCTGGCCTACGACGAGAACTTAGTCTCGAGCCCTCCTTTCACCGGGCGGCGGCTCAAAGAGGTATTGCCTGAACTGGGGCCGGAATGGTTAGGATCGGTGCCGTATGGGCGATACGGCCTAGAACTGCCCCTTTTGATCAAGTTTCTGGATGCCGCCGAGTGGCTTTCGGTGCAGGTTCACCCCGACGACTCATACGCCCATACCGTCGAGGCAGCCAGCGGTTTTCATGGCAAGACCGAGGCCTGGTATGTTCTTGAGGGCAAAAGCGAACTGGTGTACGGCCTAAAACGCCCCATGACCCGCGAGGAACTCCACCAAGGGCTGCTGGATGGGAGCGCTTGGGAGAATCTGCGCCGGGTGGATGTAGGGCCGGGGGATGTAATCTTCGTCCCGGCGGGAACCATCCACGCCTTGGGTCCGAGACTATTGCTCTACGAGGTGCAGCAGCGCTCCGACCTAACCTACCGGCTCTACGATTACGGGCGAGGACGGCAATTGCATCTGGAGAAGGGCTTGGAGGTCTCTAAGCTCGAGCCTACCCCCATCCCCAAGCTGCAACCCTACCCTGAAGGCCACAAGGAGATCTTGCTGGCCTCGAGCGCCTTTGTGCTTGAGCGGTATCGGCTCGAGGGGACCGCTACCATTCAAGCACCCCAGGAGAGTTTCCTCCTCCTGACGCTGGTGCGGGGCCAGGCCAGTTGGGAAGGGCGAACGCTGCGTTGGGGCGAGACATTACTGATAGGGGCGGGGAAGAAGGTAGCACTCAGCGGACGGGCAGAACTGTTGGGAGCCTTTATGCCATCGGAACAGCAGTTGCGCAGCTATCCGGCTTCGGTGCGGGCGTCGCTCTAA
- a CDS encoding thioredoxin family protein: protein MLHYPNLPLGSDLIDAQLPNTQGRIYRFSDFREPVLAIVFMCNHCPYVKGSIAELVRLARRYPGQVAFVAVNPNDYTRYPEDSPQAMDAFVAEHGIPFPYLLDESQEVAKAYGATRTPELFVFDRERKLRYHGRVNDVPKDAAQVQEHTLEIALEALLQGQAPPVGEAPAIGCSIKWKPGNEPNLTIEPTPSAGR, encoded by the coding sequence ATGCTGCATTACCCAAACCTTCCTCTTGGTAGCGATCTCATAGATGCGCAGTTGCCAAATACCCAGGGGCGCATCTACCGGTTCTCTGATTTCCGCGAGCCGGTGTTGGCCATCGTGTTCATGTGTAACCACTGCCCTTACGTGAAAGGCTCGATTGCCGAACTCGTCAGGCTGGCCCGGAGGTATCCGGGGCAGGTGGCCTTCGTTGCGGTCAACCCCAACGACTATACCCGCTACCCCGAGGACTCCCCCCAGGCCATGGATGCCTTTGTAGCCGAGCACGGCATCCCCTTCCCCTATCTGCTCGACGAGAGCCAGGAGGTGGCGAAAGCCTACGGGGCCACCCGCACCCCGGAGCTTTTCGTCTTCGACCGGGAGCGTAAACTTCGCTACCACGGGCGGGTCAACGACGTACCCAAAGACGCTGCCCAGGTGCAAGAACACACCCTCGAGATAGCCCTCGAGGCCCTACTTCAAGGCCAAGCGCCGCCGGTAGGCGAAGCCCCGGCCATCGGTTGCTCCATCAAGTGGAAGCCCGGCAATGAGCCGAACCTCACCATCGAGCCCACCCCCTCAGCGGGGCGGTGA
- a CDS encoding CopD family protein, which yields MDHSHEGGSTAEIVTRILLYLGVFALVGAGFFARWIGPELSKQRRAPLMVLLIGGALLAVGSSLYLAYHIVWMLGGPSGEVYLSYLTQTQQGNLLLVRLLLVVALLGLGLGLPSRFDKAVFALVALSLLATLTLTAHAGAWGKTALPSHLVHTAVVVAWGGSLLALGMLWNGHPELLAPVERLSRLGGMAVVVFVLSGSLLALIHLSGSQENFAISLPRAAANLTASAYGSALIRKLLGVAAILGTAALNRWWLLPAVQSGNRRAWLGWLIRLEALLLLGVLVLTGFLATTSPPR from the coding sequence ATGGACCATAGCCACGAAGGCGGCAGCACCGCCGAGATCGTCACCCGCATCCTGCTCTACCTGGGCGTTTTTGCCTTGGTGGGGGCAGGATTCTTTGCCCGCTGGATCGGACCGGAGCTGAGCAAACAGCGCCGGGCTCCCCTGATGGTTTTGCTCATCGGGGGGGCCCTCTTGGCGGTGGGGAGTTCGCTCTACCTGGCCTACCACATCGTCTGGATGCTGGGGGGCCCCAGCGGGGAAGTGTACCTGAGCTATCTGACCCAGACCCAGCAGGGCAATCTGCTGTTGGTACGGCTTCTGCTGGTGGTGGCCTTGCTGGGGCTAGGATTGGGTCTTCCTTCGCGTTTTGATAAAGCCGTCTTCGCCCTGGTGGCGCTCTCGCTGCTGGCTACCCTCACGCTTACCGCCCACGCCGGGGCTTGGGGTAAAACGGCGCTGCCCAGCCATCTGGTCCACACCGCTGTGGTGGTGGCTTGGGGGGGGAGCTTGCTCGCGTTGGGTATGTTGTGGAACGGGCATCCTGAACTGCTGGCCCCGGTGGAGCGCCTCTCCCGGCTGGGGGGAATGGCCGTGGTCGTCTTCGTGCTGAGCGGGAGCCTGCTGGCCCTCATTCACCTCAGCGGCAGCCAGGAGAACTTCGCGATCAGCCTGCCCCGCGCCGCCGCCAACCTCACCGCCTCGGCTTACGGCAGCGCCTTGATCCGCAAACTCCTGGGGGTCGCGGCGATCCTGGGCACGGCAGCCCTCAACCGCTGGTGGCTATTGCCCGCGGTGCAAAGCGGAAACCGGCGAGCCTGGCTAGGTTGGCTGATCCGGCTCGAGGCCTTGCTTTTGCTGGGCGTACTGGTGTTGACGGGGTTTTTGGCCACCACTTCACCGCCCCGCTGA
- a CDS encoding copper resistance CopC family protein, with product MKPLAFLAALALAGAALAHSLLSQATPAPDTTVKRPPASVQLVLSEPVEMAFSVFKVYPLGSKDLASAKREAANLFKTALEAKNDQEQRADAGVVGNPRTAARVELKLKENLKPGAYAVMWRVLSVDTHTSQDFYVFVYQP from the coding sequence ATGAAACCCCTGGCCTTTCTCGCCGCCCTGGCCCTAGCTGGGGCGGCCTTAGCCCACAGCCTGCTGTCCCAAGCCACCCCGGCCCCCGACACCACCGTCAAGCGCCCGCCCGCGAGCGTCCAACTGGTACTCTCGGAGCCGGTAGAGATGGCTTTCTCGGTCTTCAAGGTCTACCCGCTGGGGTCCAAGGACCTAGCCTCGGCCAAGCGCGAGGCCGCCAATCTCTTCAAGACCGCGCTCGAGGCCAAAAACGACCAGGAGCAGCGGGCCGACGCGGGAGTAGTGGGCAACCCCCGAACCGCCGCCCGAGTGGAACTCAAGCTCAAGGAAAATCTCAAGCCGGGAGCCTATGCGGTGATGTGGCGGGTGCTCTCGGTGGATACCCACACCTCTCAGGACTTCTACGTATTCGTCTACCAACCCTAA
- a CDS encoding copper chaperone PCu(A)C translates to MHRIVGWMLALSLSPLGLAHSLKIENAWVRLLPGSTTAAYMTLINPALEEVKIVGVSSPIAARVSLHTTSSTEPMGHGEMTGMKPLDSLTIPPKGRLELKPGGIHLMLEGLKQPLKLGQKVRLVLRFADGDTQALEATVRNQ, encoded by the coding sequence ATGCACCGCATCGTTGGCTGGATGCTGGCCCTTTCGCTGAGCCCGCTCGGCCTAGCCCACTCCCTAAAGATCGAAAACGCCTGGGTGCGCCTCCTGCCGGGAAGCACCACCGCGGCCTACATGACCCTTATCAACCCAGCGCTCGAGGAAGTAAAAATCGTGGGGGTCTCGAGCCCCATCGCCGCTCGGGTCAGCCTCCACACCACCTCGAGCACGGAGCCCATGGGCCATGGAGAGATGACCGGCATGAAACCCCTGGACTCCCTCACCATCCCGCCCAAAGGACGCCTCGAGCTCAAGCCCGGCGGGATCCACCTGATGCTCGAGGGCCTCAAGCAACCCCTCAAGCTGGGCCAGAAGGTGCGCTTGGTGCTGCGCTTTGCCGATGGGGACACCCAAGCCCTCGAGGCCACGGTGAGGAACCAATGA
- a CDS encoding DUF1775 domain-containing protein — MKISRWIALFALALLPSVLAHATVRTEAGLAESKAGAFETYRLQVPVEKPLATVEIRLVVPSGFVLTRFLQTPGWERSVVKDASGLITEVTWRGRIEEGEFARFIFQGRNPQSPTKLYWKVYQKYADGSVVAWDKEDPSADTPASSVEIK, encoded by the coding sequence ATGAAGATTTCTCGCTGGATCGCTTTGTTCGCTCTGGCCCTTCTACCCAGCGTCTTAGCCCACGCCACCGTCCGCACGGAGGCTGGCTTGGCCGAGTCCAAAGCCGGAGCCTTTGAAACCTACCGCCTCCAGGTCCCGGTGGAAAAACCCCTGGCCACCGTGGAGATCCGCCTGGTGGTGCCCTCGGGCTTCGTCCTTACCCGCTTTCTGCAAACCCCAGGGTGGGAGCGCAGCGTAGTCAAAGACGCCAGTGGCCTGATCACCGAGGTTACCTGGAGGGGCCGGATCGAAGAGGGGGAGTTCGCGCGCTTCATCTTCCAAGGCCGCAACCCCCAGTCGCCCACCAAGCTGTACTGGAAGGTCTACCAAAAGTACGCCGACGGTAGCGTGGTAGCCTGGGACAAGGAAGACCCCAGCGCCGATACCCCGGCTTCGTCGGTGGAGATCAAGTAA